The Streptomyces laurentii genome contains a region encoding:
- a CDS encoding hypothetical protein (identified by MetaGeneAnnotator; putative;~sequence version:1): protein MINILLFVVLGGSLPVLYRLFLRPSRPDSWVFNPSAYGLPPRELLDSTRPGPPPPAQRTEERQAVAQAAWDGHWQSAARYIRAAGDDWDERWSRFEVLQYVAQEDDAWLDAWRAAEPGDCDAATLRASMMVHRAWKIRGSGYAHEVSASAMESFTSLLPAAIEEARRAALLDPANPGPWVVMITAARGAKYKRAQFRRLWDELVARAPYHYEAHWQALQYWCAKWFGNNRLMMRFARQAVRKAPPGSPLAGMYVIALAELGRRLPLVPPGTPLVRSRRLKRIAASFDQVAADDERLPPLRHLLAYFMVRSMSYGPAVEQFRLIGPWCDAQVWRGNGLAVPGFEAARRKAVKRSRIHPAPPAPQTHGMAR from the coding sequence GTGATCAACATCCTCCTGTTCGTCGTACTCGGCGGATCCCTTCCCGTGCTCTACCGTCTCTTCCTCAGACCCAGCCGCCCCGATTCCTGGGTCTTCAATCCGTCCGCCTACGGCCTTCCGCCCCGCGAACTGCTGGACTCCACGCGCCCCGGCCCGCCCCCGCCGGCCCAGCGGACCGAGGAGCGGCAGGCTGTCGCCCAGGCCGCGTGGGACGGGCACTGGCAGTCCGCCGCGCGGTACATCCGGGCGGCGGGCGACGACTGGGACGAGCGCTGGTCCCGGTTCGAAGTCCTGCAGTACGTCGCCCAGGAGGACGACGCCTGGCTGGACGCCTGGCGTGCCGCCGAGCCCGGTGACTGCGACGCGGCCACCCTCCGCGCGAGCATGATGGTGCACCGCGCCTGGAAGATCCGCGGCAGTGGATACGCCCACGAGGTCAGTGCTTCGGCCATGGAGAGCTTCACCTCCCTCCTCCCGGCCGCGATCGAGGAGGCACGGCGGGCCGCGCTGCTCGACCCCGCCAACCCCGGCCCCTGGGTCGTCATGATCACGGCGGCGCGTGGCGCGAAGTACAAGCGTGCGCAGTTCCGGCGGCTCTGGGACGAACTCGTCGCCCGCGCGCCGTACCACTACGAGGCGCACTGGCAGGCTCTCCAGTACTGGTGCGCCAAGTGGTTCGGCAACAACCGGCTGATGATGCGGTTCGCCCGTCAAGCCGTCCGCAAGGCCCCGCCCGGCAGTCCGCTCGCGGGGATGTACGTGATCGCACTGGCCGAGCTGGGACGCAGGCTCCCCCTTGTCCCGCCTGGTACACCCCTGGTGAGGAGCCGCCGGCTGAAGCGGATCGCGGCCTCGTTCGACCAGGTCGCCGCCGACGACGAGCGCCTGCCGCCCCTGCGTCACCTGCTGGCGTACTTCATGGTCAGGTCGATGTCGTACGGACCCGCCGTGGAGCAATTCCGCCTGATCGGCCCGTGGTGCGATGCGCAGGTGTGGCGCGGGAACGGGCTTGCGGTCCCGGGGTTCGAAGCGGCCCGCCGCAAGGCCGTCAAACGCTCCCGCATCCATCCCGCCCCGCCGGCCCCGCAGACCCACGGAATGGCCCGGTAG
- a CDS encoding curculin domain-containing protein lectin (identified by MetaGeneAnnotator; putative;~sequence version:1): MRLIRRLRLSAFTALIAVPLALTSAPADAVSGTAVTDNAYGFTARLEIGDGRDTMRACSGTLVAPQWVLGVAGCFADSGNPSDVRAGVPPHATTVTVGRSDLSAKTGRESKVTEIVPHPASGLVLARLQSPATGITPLKVAATSPAAGESLAAAGFGRTQSEWAPLKLHTASLKVASVGTGAVGLASDDTAVANICKGDAGGPTVRTGGDGKLELVGVHASTNEAGCFGSDSTATKAAATEVRVDTAAAWIASTTAPVRLKAGETLMPGDRLETADARLTMQEDGNLLIFRKSDSAILFATKTTNNPGAYAQMRSDGNLVVTGKSGGELWSAGTSGAGNYAELRDNSTLTVHKQDAGVLWSRGGGMLKGAGSGRCLAVPASSQENNTQTIIWDCYPAPQSEGQQWTPSPAGELRVYGNKCLAAAAGGTTSGTKVIIWDCLGSPGQKWTHNSDGSIVNQNSGLCLDAVGGGTVNSTLIQTYTCNGSAAQRWSRI, encoded by the coding sequence ATGCGACTCATCAGACGTCTGCGCCTCTCGGCGTTCACCGCCCTGATCGCGGTGCCACTGGCGCTGACCAGCGCACCCGCCGACGCCGTCTCCGGCACCGCCGTCACCGACAACGCCTACGGGTTCACCGCGCGGCTGGAGATCGGTGACGGACGGGACACCATGCGTGCCTGCTCGGGCACGCTGGTCGCCCCTCAGTGGGTGCTCGGCGTCGCGGGATGCTTCGCCGATTCGGGCAATCCGTCCGATGTCAGGGCCGGTGTGCCGCCGCACGCGACCACCGTGACCGTGGGACGAAGTGACCTTTCGGCCAAGACCGGGCGCGAGTCGAAGGTGACGGAGATCGTTCCGCACCCGGCCAGTGGCCTGGTGCTGGCACGGCTGCAGAGCCCCGCCACCGGCATCACCCCGCTGAAGGTCGCCGCCACTTCCCCGGCCGCCGGTGAATCACTCGCCGCGGCGGGCTTCGGGCGCACCCAGAGCGAGTGGGCCCCGCTGAAGCTCCACACCGCCTCCCTCAAGGTCGCCTCGGTCGGCACCGGCGCCGTCGGGCTGGCCTCCGACGATACGGCCGTCGCCAACATCTGCAAGGGCGACGCCGGCGGCCCCACGGTGCGTACGGGCGGCGACGGAAAGCTCGAACTCGTGGGGGTGCACGCTTCCACCAACGAGGCCGGGTGTTTCGGCTCCGACAGCACCGCCACCAAGGCCGCCGCCACCGAGGTGCGCGTCGACACGGCCGCGGCCTGGATCGCGAGCACGACCGCCCCGGTGCGGCTCAAGGCCGGCGAGACACTCATGCCGGGCGACCGGCTGGAGACCGCCGACGCGCGCTTGACCATGCAGGAGGACGGCAACCTCCTGATCTTCCGTAAGAGCGACAGCGCCATTCTCTTCGCCACCAAGACCACGAACAATCCTGGTGCCTACGCCCAGATGCGAAGCGACGGCAACCTCGTCGTCACCGGCAAGTCCGGTGGCGAGCTGTGGAGCGCCGGCACGTCCGGTGCCGGCAACTACGCGGAACTGCGCGACAATTCCACGCTCACCGTCCACAAGCAGGACGCCGGTGTGCTGTGGTCCCGAGGCGGCGGCATGCTGAAGGGCGCCGGCTCCGGCCGCTGCCTGGCCGTTCCCGCGTCCTCTCAGGAGAACAACACCCAGACCATCATCTGGGACTGTTACCCCGCTCCTCAGAGCGAGGGTCAGCAGTGGACTCCCTCCCCGGCCGGGGAACTGCGCGTCTACGGCAACAAGTGCCTGGCCGCGGCGGCCGGTGGCACCACGTCCGGGACCAAGGTCATCATCTGGGACTGCCTCGGGAGCCCCGGTCAGAAGTGGACCCACAACAGCGACGGCAGCATCGTCAACCAGAACTCCGGTCTGTGCCTTGACGCCGTGGGCGGAGGCACCGTCAACTCGACCCTCATCCAGACGTACACATGCAACGGCTCCGCCGCTCAGCGGTGGTCCCGTATCTGA
- a CDS encoding nucleoside-diphosphate-sugar epimerase (NAD(P) binding site [chemical binding];~Rossmann-fold NAD(P)(+)-binding proteins; cl09931;~identified by MetaGeneAnnotator; putative;~nucleoside-diphosphate-sugar epimerase [Streptomyces griseoflavus Tu4000]) codes for MILVTGARGHLGAATLAALRARGAAATGGSRTPGEGIRRLDFDDPAGLDLTGVSTLMLVSAGYAEDDQVVARHAAVLEAAVRDGVGHVVYTSLTTAGDHLAFAAAHRATERLVRTSGPPWTILRNGLYAELFGALPTWAGAGMESAFGDGALAAVAREDLAEAAAVVAADPARHVGRLYDLVGTPITADRVAARLGVPHRAIGLGEYRRRLLDETPGLLPFQPPMLVSIATSVRHGFLDGTTSDLTDLLGRPLRDPLTVAAEAAEAASAARPRAVA; via the coding sequence ATGATCTTGGTGACAGGAGCACGCGGCCACCTCGGCGCGGCCACCCTCGCGGCGCTGCGCGCCCGCGGCGCCGCCGCGACGGGCGGCAGCCGCACGCCGGGCGAGGGGATCCGGCGTCTCGACTTCGACGACCCCGCGGGCCTCGACCTCACCGGGGTATCGACCCTGATGCTGGTCTCCGCCGGGTACGCGGAGGACGACCAGGTCGTCGCACGGCACGCGGCGGTCCTGGAGGCCGCCGTGCGCGACGGCGTCGGCCACGTCGTCTACACGAGCCTGACCACGGCCGGCGACCATCTCGCCTTCGCCGCCGCCCACCGTGCCACCGAACGCCTCGTACGGACGAGCGGACCGCCCTGGACGATCCTGCGCAACGGCCTGTACGCCGAACTCTTCGGCGCCCTGCCGACCTGGGCCGGAGCGGGGATGGAGTCGGCGTTCGGGGACGGCGCCCTGGCCGCGGTCGCGCGCGAGGATCTCGCCGAGGCCGCGGCGGTCGTCGCCGCGGATCCGGCCCGGCACGTCGGCCGGCTCTACGACCTGGTCGGTACGCCGATCACGGCGGACCGGGTCGCGGCCCGGCTCGGGGTCCCGCACCGCGCCATCGGGCTGGGCGAGTACCGGCGCAGGCTGCTCGACGAGACGCCGGGTCTGCTGCCGTTCCAGCCGCCCATGCTCGTCTCGATCGCCACGAGCGTCCGCCACGGCTTCCTGGACGGCACCACGTCCGACCTCACGGACCTTCTCGGCCGCCCGCTCCGCGATCCGCTGACCGTGGCCGCCGAGGCCGCCGAGGCCGCGTCCGCCGCCCGGCCGAGAGCCGTCGCCTGA
- a CDS encoding hypothetical protein (Helix-turn-helix domains; cl00088;~identified by MetaGeneAnnotator; putative;~transcriptional regulator [Streptomyces griseoflavus Tu4000]): MSPTHTEVTAPAGAADPTGPAAPADLDPCGRVDHPDCGIRDVLDRIGDKWSVLVIVELAGGPRRFRELQRAVDGISQRMLTLTVRRLERDGLVLRTVYPTVPAQVDYRLTETGAGLTHLVKALADWSLEHRAVIAEARHTYDRAHTDHDIR; encoded by the coding sequence ATGTCACCCACGCACACCGAGGTAACCGCCCCCGCCGGCGCTGCCGACCCCACCGGTCCTGCCGCCCCCGCCGACCTCGACCCCTGCGGGCGCGTGGACCATCCCGACTGCGGCATCCGCGACGTCCTGGACCGCATCGGCGACAAGTGGTCGGTGCTCGTGATCGTCGAACTCGCGGGCGGACCACGCCGGTTCCGCGAGCTGCAGCGCGCCGTCGACGGCATCTCCCAGCGCATGCTCACCCTCACCGTCCGCCGGCTCGAACGGGACGGACTCGTGCTGCGCACCGTGTACCCGACCGTCCCGGCGCAGGTCGACTACCGCCTGACCGAGACGGGGGCCGGCCTCACACATCTGGTCAAGGCGCTCGCCGACTGGTCGCTGGAGCACCGCGCCGTCATCGCCGAGGCGCGGCACACGTACGACCGGGCCCACACCGACCACGACATCCGCTGA
- a CDS encoding beta-lactamase (Beta-lactamase class C and other penicillin binding proteins [Defense mechanisms]; COG1680;~Beta-lactamase; pfam00144;~PFAM: beta-lactamase; KEGG: scl:sce3869 hypothetical protein;~beta-lactamase [Stackebrandtia nassauensis DSM44728];~identified by MetaGeneAnnotator; putative) encodes MRNPLDPAQLNAALHDVHRAGVPGLFAEVRAGDQVWRGAAGVADLATGTPVTADMRHRVGSVTKPFSSAAVLRLVESGEIGLDAPVGRYLPRLVPGERGAAITVRMLIDHTSGLAEYLPYAYPSLKGFPVVADTRPESLDDHRFTRFDPVELIGMGVAAPATGAPGSTPGTYSNTNYLLLGELLRQVTGMPAEEFITRQVIERAGLRDTGFPTDPYVHGPRSRLYESWFGMLEPPREYSVYDLSFVGPAAALVSTVADLNRFFRLLLAGEIVRPSSLAEMRRTVRIVSQESKLIDYGLGLYPIDPDNVSGPGSYWGHGGTVWGGGTLAAIRADGERRLALAVNRQRWNTLDADGRPLPHPIDAALAAFQRVAMYG; translated from the coding sequence ATGAGGAACCCGCTCGATCCCGCACAGCTGAACGCCGCTCTCCATGACGTCCACCGCGCCGGTGTGCCCGGCCTGTTCGCCGAGGTCCGGGCGGGCGATCAGGTCTGGCGCGGTGCCGCCGGCGTCGCCGACCTCGCCACCGGCACCCCGGTCACCGCGGACATGCGCCACCGCGTCGGCAGCGTCACCAAACCCTTCAGCTCCGCCGCCGTGCTCCGGCTCGTCGAGAGCGGCGAGATCGGGCTCGACGCGCCGGTCGGCCGGTATCTGCCGCGGCTGGTCCCCGGGGAGCGCGGCGCCGCGATCACCGTACGGATGCTGATCGACCACACCAGCGGCCTCGCCGAGTACCTCCCGTACGCCTACCCCTCCCTCAAGGGGTTCCCGGTCGTCGCGGACACCCGGCCGGAGAGCCTGGACGACCACCGGTTCACCCGGTTCGACCCCGTCGAGCTGATCGGGATGGGCGTCGCCGCCCCCGCCACCGGCGCCCCGGGCAGCACCCCCGGGACCTACTCCAACACCAACTACCTGCTCCTCGGCGAACTCCTCCGGCAGGTGACCGGCATGCCGGCCGAGGAGTTCATCACCCGCCAGGTCATCGAGCGGGCCGGCCTGCGCGACACCGGATTCCCCACCGATCCGTACGTCCACGGGCCGCGTTCACGCCTCTACGAGAGCTGGTTCGGCATGCTCGAGCCGCCGCGCGAATACAGCGTCTACGACCTGTCCTTCGTGGGCCCGGCCGCTGCCCTGGTCTCGACCGTCGCGGACCTGAACCGCTTCTTCCGCCTGCTGCTGGCCGGCGAGATCGTCCGCCCGTCCTCGCTCGCGGAGATGCGGCGTACGGTGCGGATCGTCTCCCAGGAGAGCAAGCTGATCGACTACGGCCTCGGCCTCTACCCGATCGACCCGGACAACGTGTCCGGCCCGGGCTCCTACTGGGGCCACGGCGGTACGGTCTGGGGCGGCGGGACCCTCGCCGCGATCCGCGCCGACGGCGAACGCCGGCTGGCCCTCGCGGTCAACCGCCAGCGCTGGAACACCCTCGATGCCGACGGCCGCCCTCTGCCGCACCCCATCGACGCCGCGCTCGCCGCGTTCCAGCGGGTGGCGATGTACGGCTGA
- a CDS encoding hypothetical protein (identified by MetaGeneAnnotator; putative;~transcriptional regulator [Streptomyces pristinaespiralis ATCC25486]) has product MRDVFGTQPQLAAVWGRYGSGGLGSRLVMEEVLQALRAAGLPDEEIPVRYHRIVVLLTALITSEAGAGGLTPEENEQGMELFRVAVLGADPERFPALTHFARDIRPLGADRPAAFEEILADHLAHIESALGPADRSVHP; this is encoded by the coding sequence GTGCGCGACGTCTTCGGCACGCAGCCCCAACTCGCCGCAGTCTGGGGCCGTTACGGGTCGGGTGGCCTGGGCTCCCGGCTGGTCATGGAGGAAGTGCTCCAGGCTCTGCGCGCCGCAGGTCTGCCCGACGAGGAGATCCCGGTGCGCTACCACCGGATCGTGGTGCTCCTCACCGCGCTGATCACCTCCGAGGCGGGGGCCGGCGGCCTCACGCCCGAGGAGAACGAACAGGGCATGGAGTTGTTCCGCGTCGCCGTCCTGGGCGCCGACCCCGAACGCTTCCCCGCCCTGACGCACTTCGCCCGCGACATCCGCCCCCTCGGCGCGGACCGGCCCGCCGCGTTCGAGGAGATCCTCGCCGACCACCTCGCCCACATCGAGAGCGCGCTCGGTCCCGCGGACCGGTCGGTCCACCCGTAA
- a CDS encoding hypothetical protein (identified by MetaGeneAnnotator; putative;~sequence version:1), translated as MPGTDLLDLGGLRLPQWPDTEIRLESGGVPARLLAATALHEGTVLQLQAYRGTSAQWATVRAEFIDGVREQGGTARERTGPHGVEIRCTLPADSGEDPEAGPDLRVLGREGPGWLLRGTVTGPDIDPGPDHEDWAADYFAEVVVVPGFGRRRAVSLAAAWGRVRTAEPIPLRFPA; from the coding sequence ATGCCGGGAACGGACCTGCTGGATCTGGGCGGACTGCGGCTCCCGCAGTGGCCGGATACCGAAATCAGGCTGGAAAGCGGGGGAGTTCCCGCCCGTCTGCTGGCGGCCACGGCGCTGCACGAGGGAACAGTCCTCCAACTCCAGGCGTATCGAGGCACGTCAGCCCAATGGGCCACCGTACGAGCCGAGTTCATCGACGGCGTCCGCGAGCAAGGAGGGACCGCCCGGGAGCGGACCGGGCCGCACGGCGTCGAGATCAGATGCACCCTGCCCGCGGACAGCGGCGAGGATCCCGAAGCCGGCCCGGATCTGCGGGTGCTGGGGCGGGAAGGCCCGGGGTGGCTGCTCCGGGGGACGGTCACGGGGCCGGACATCGACCCCGGCCCCGACCACGAGGACTGGGCCGCCGACTACTTCGCCGAGGTCGTGGTCGTCCCCGGCTTCGGCCGCCGTCGAGCCGTCTCGCTCGCCGCCGCGTGGGGCCGCGTCCGTACGGCCGAACCGATTCCGCTCCGCTTCCCCGCCTGA
- a CDS encoding amino acid permease (identified by MetaGeneAnnotator; putative;~sequence version:2), giving the protein MGDLGEGVLHVDDEERRHMGHGPTVTARAAPGPPHRDPRAARPRDGGRYADGMSLPWRSGAAAFARMLRPLYAMTSAAVVVFFARHRAHRTWAWPNTVAPGLGLIGLLAFLALILRNLTTLVGGNTALTIGIPALLAAALLLGPVLARREAGNGL; this is encoded by the coding sequence ATGGGCGATCTCGGCGAGGGCGTTCTGCATGTCGATGACGAGGAGCGCCGGCACATGGGTCATGGCCCCACCGTAACCGCGCGCGCCGCGCCCGGACCGCCCCATCGGGATCCACGGGCGGCCCGGCCGCGCGACGGCGGTCGTTACGCTGACGGCATGTCCCTCCCCTGGCGGTCCGGCGCCGCGGCGTTCGCGCGCATGCTGCGCCCGCTGTACGCGATGACCAGCGCGGCGGTGGTGGTGTTCTTCGCCCGGCATCGCGCCCACCGGACCTGGGCCTGGCCGAACACCGTCGCGCCGGGGCTGGGCCTGATCGGCCTGCTGGCCTTCCTCGCCCTGATCCTGCGGAACCTCACGACCCTCGTCGGCGGCAACACCGCCCTGACGATCGGCATCCCGGCGCTGCTGGCGGCGGCGCTCCTCCTGGGCCCGGTCCTGGCACGGCGCGAAGCGGGGAACGGACTCTGA
- a CDS encoding isochorismatase hydrolase (Cysteine hydrolases; This family contains amidohydrolases, like CSHase (N-carbamoylsarcosine amidohydrolase), involved in creatine metabolism and nicotinamidase, converting nicotinamide to nicotinic acid and ammonia in the pyridine nucleotide cycle. It...; cl00220;~Isochorismatase family; pfam00857;~KEGG: rlt:Rleg2_1976 isochorismatase hydrolase;~catalytic triad [active];~conserved cis-peptide bond;~identified by MetaGeneAnnotator; putative;~isochorismatase hydrolase [Streptosporangium roseum DSM43021]) — MTHVPALLVIDMQNALAEIAHRAAGTIAVIARLRARARAAGVPVVTVQHHGPGLEAGTHGWHVVPELAPGAGESVIAKTSADSFLDTDLDATLRTLGVTELVVTGFATEICVDTTARQALSRHYDLVLVADGHTTSVREEGDGPYAAPDASLAHHNEIFRHLDFPGRSIRVLPSADVDFAPPRPR, encoded by the coding sequence ATGACCCATGTGCCGGCGCTCCTCGTCATCGACATGCAGAACGCCCTCGCCGAGATCGCCCATCGCGCCGCCGGCACCATCGCGGTCATCGCCCGTCTCCGGGCCCGTGCCCGCGCCGCCGGTGTCCCCGTCGTCACCGTCCAGCACCACGGCCCCGGCCTCGAAGCCGGCACCCACGGCTGGCATGTCGTCCCCGAACTCGCCCCGGGGGCCGGCGAGTCGGTGATCGCCAAGACCAGTGCCGACAGTTTCCTCGACACCGACCTCGACGCCACCCTCCGGACTCTCGGCGTCACCGAGCTCGTCGTCACCGGCTTCGCCACCGAGATCTGCGTCGACACCACCGCCCGCCAGGCGCTGAGCCGTCACTACGACCTCGTGCTCGTCGCGGACGGCCACACCACCTCCGTACGCGAGGAGGGCGACGGCCCCTACGCGGCGCCGGACGCCTCCCTCGCCCACCACAACGAGATCTTCCGCCACCTCGACTTCCCCGGCCGGTCGATCCGCGTCCTGCCCTCCGCCGACGTGGACTTCGCCCCGCCCCGCCCCCGCTGA